In Arthrobacter sp. CJ23, the genomic window CCCGGCGCCTCGGTGACCGTCAACGTGGACCTGACCGCACCGGCGAACGCCAGCGGCCCGCAGAACCTCAACGCCGCGTTCACGACGGCGGATGGCCGGGTTTCCCAGTTCACCTTCACGGCCACAGTCCCTGCCGCCCCGCAGGTGGGCCTCACCATCACCGGAACTGCCCCGGCCCGCGACGTCGTCGCCAGCCCGTACCAGGCGGGCGACGTCCTGAGCTACACGTTCAACGTCAAGAGCACCGCCAACGTCACTGCGAATTCAGTGCCCGTCTCGGGCAACTTTGAGACCGGCTTCCTGCCGCCGGCCCCAGGCGCACCCAGCGTCCCCAACTGCCGGTTCAACAGTCTGGCCGCCGGCGCAAACTACAACTGCACCATGGCCAAGCACACGCTGACGGCCGAGGACATTGCCCGCGGCTATTTCGTCCCCGAGGCGAGCTTCACCGTCACGGCCAGCTCCACGCCGTCGCTCAGCAAGACGGTTCCGTTCACCGGTGCCGCCGTGGCACTGCGTGACGGACTTGTCTCCGCCACGATCACGGGCGCCCGCGGCGACGCCGGGCGCGATCTCGCCACCCACCCCTACGCCGCCGGCGACGCCTTCCCGTACACCTTCAGCGTGAGCAACACGAGCCCGCTCGTGGAAAAGGTGGTCCCCACCGCCGGCAACTTCAGCCCGTTCGTCCCTGAAGGTCCGGGCAACTGCCGCTACAGCGTGCTGCCGGCCGGCCAGGGCTACACCTGCGCGACGCCGCGCCATGCCGTGACCGCGGAAGAGGCCGCACAGGGCTTCTTCGTCCCGCAGACCACCTGGGAAGTCAGCTCCGCGGGCCAGAGCAGCAAGAACTACACCATCGACGGCGGCGAAGTGGACCTGAAGGTCCGCGACGCCAAGCTTGAAGGCACCGTAGCCGCCGAGTGGAACGACGCCAACGGCGACCGTTTCGCCAACGCGGGCGAGACCGTCACGTACACCTACACGGTGGGCAACGCCGGCAATGTGTCGTTGATCGGTCTGAGCGCACCGGACGCCTCGATCGGCGAGCCGAACCTGGCCGTGGGCGGGGCCGCGACGGCAACGCGCGAGCACGTCCTGACGGCAGACGACATCGCGGCAGGCCGCCTCGACGGCGTGTCGTTCGAAGCAACCGCTTCCAATGGTGCCAAGCGCGTTACGGCAACCGTGAGCGGCGGCGCACTGGTGCTCGCTCTCCAGCCGGCACGGCCGGAGGCGGTCCCCGTCCTGGACGTCCAGGACCTCGAGGAGCAGACGGCTCCGTTCGACCTGGGCACCCAGGACAAGTACCGCAACGGCCAGAAGGTGACCATGAAGGGTCTTGAATACGGCCAGTGGTACTACGTCTACCTCAACAAGAACAGCTACCGGATCGGCTGGATCTTCCCCACCACCGACAACACGGTTGAGTTCATCCTGCCCTCCGACGTGCAGAACGGCCGCGACGACGTGGTGGTGCTGGACAAGGATGGAAAGCAGGTCTCCTTCGATCGACTTCAGGTAACGCCGAAGGGCTAGCCGGGCCAGGACCCCTGCCGCGCGGCGGGGGAACAAGCAGCGGGGGAACAAGTGGGCGGGCCTGTGGATCTTCCACAGGCCCGCCCTTCTTGTCGCCGGACCGCACCGAATGTGACAAGACAAAAAAGTCGGAGCGTGCTTTGTGTCATATTTCGCTACTGATCGGTAGTGTGTGATCCGGCTGGTCTTTGCCTGTACGACAAGAACTGTCAAACAGCCGCTGATCGATCCCGGCGACGATGCCGGGATCTTCCCTTAGTGAAAGGTGCCATCAAGCGTGAAATCACAAGGAAAGAGCTTCGTGCGAAGCGGGGGACTTCGAAAGACCGCGGCCATTGCCGTGGGACTTCCGTTGCTCCTCTCCTCACTGGCTGTGGCTCCGGCCAACGCAGCCCCCGCGCCGGAATCGACCGTAGCCGGCGTGGCCGCGAAGAACCTGGACCCCAGCGCCTACCAGGACGGCCGTTACATGGTGGTCCTGGCCGAGAAGCCCGCGGCAACCTACGACGGCGGCACGCCGGGTTATGCGGCCACCAAGCCGCAGCAAGGCAAGAAGCTCGACGCCGGCAAGGGCGAGGTCAAGCAGTACCAGGCCCACCTGAAGCAGAAGCTCCGGGACGTGGCCGCGCAGGAAGGCGTGCAGGTCAAGCGCGAGTTCACCACCGCCGTCAACGGCTTCAGCGCGAACCTCTCCGCCGACCAGGCCATCAACCTGGCCAAGGACCCCCGCGTCCTGATGGTCGCCCCCGACACCCAGTTCGCCCCCGACTATTCCACCGCGGACTTCCTGAAGCTCAGCGGGCCCAACGGCACGTGGAACACGCAGTACGGCGGGCAGGACAATGCCGGCAAGGGCACCGTGGTGGGCGTGATCGATACCGGCTACACGCCGTCGAGCGCGTTCTTCGCCGGGGATCCCGTGCAGCCCCTCGTGGGAGACCCCCAGGTGGGCGTGCCGTACCGCACCGCGGACGGCAAGATCGCCATGCTGAAGGCCGACGGCGAAACGTTCGTCGGGGAATGCCAGACCGGCGAGGACTTCGACGGCACCGCCTGCAACTCCAAGGTCCTCAGCGCCCACTACTTCGCCGACGCTTTCCTGGAGACCGTTCCCGAGGCCAACCGGGCCCCCGAGGAACTGATCTCGCCCGTCGATGTGGACAGCCACGGCACGCATACGGCAAGCACGGCTGCCGGCAAGGCCAACGTGGAAACCACGGTGGACGGCCGCAGCTTTGGCATCACCAGCGGCATCGCCCCCGCGGCCAAGCTCTCCGTCTACAAGGTCTGCTGGGAGGATGACGACCCCAGCACGGGAGGCTGCTACGGCTCGGCCTCCGTCGACGCGATCGAACAGGCCATCCTGGACGGCGTCGACGTCCTGAACTTCTCGATCTCCGGTTCCACAACCACCACCACGGACCCGGTCTCGCTGGCGTTCCTCTCGGCCGCCTCGGCCGGCATCTTCGTGGCGGCATCGGCCGGCAACTCGGGCCCGGCCGCCAGCACGGTCAACCACGGCGCGCCGTGGATGACCACCGTTGCCGCCACCTCGTTTTCCCAGGAACTCCAGGGAACCATCGAATTCGCCGACGGCAGCAAGTTCCGCGGCGCCAGCATCATGAACCAGGAGGTGAACGGGGCCGGCGTGGTGCTGTCCACCAACGCTGCCTCGGGCACCGGCAACGCCGCCCTCTGCGCCCCCGGATCCCTGGACCCGGCCAAGGTTGCCGGCAAGGTGGTTGTCTGTAACCGCGGCGTGATTGACCGCACCGCCAAGAGCGCCGAAGTCCTGCGCGGCGGCGGGGTGGGCATGATCCTGGTGAACCTCAGCAGCTCCTCGCTGGACACGGACAAGCACGCTGTCCCCACGGTCCATGTGAACCCGCCAGCCACCCAGGCCATCAAGGACAAGGTGGCCGCCAACCCGGCCATCACCGTCTCCCTGCTGAACCATGACACCACGGGCCTGCCCGCCGAGGCCCAGCCGCAGATCGCCGGATTCTCCTCGCGCGGTCCGCTGCTCGCCACCGGATCGGACCTGCTCAAGCCCGATGTCGCGGCACCGGGCGTGGCCATCCTTGCCGGCGTCTCCCCCATCGGCACGGGCGGCGACAACTTCGGCTTCCTGTCCGGAACCTCCATGGCCTCCCCGCACGTGGCAGGCTTCGGGGCGCTGATCCTGGGCAAGAACCCGCAGTGGTCCCCGGCCATGGTGAAGTCCGCCATGATGACCACCGCGGGCGACGTAAAGCTCGCCGACGGTGCCAAGAACACGGACGTCTTCGCCACCGGCGCGGGCCAGGTTGATCCTGCCGCGGTCCTCTCGCCCGGCCTCGTGTACGACGCCGACACGGAGGACTACCTCGAGTTCATCCAGGGCACGGGGGTCGACCTCGGAATTCCGGGCCTCGGCAGCACCCTGCCGCGCAACATGAACGTCCCCTCCTTCGCGCTGGGCAACCTGGCCGGGAAGGTGGAGGTCACGCGCAGCGTGACGGCACTGGCCCCGGGCCTGTACCGGGCCACGGCAAATGTTCCGGGCGTCAACGTGAAGGTCACTCCGTCCGTGCTGAACTTCAGCGCGGCCGGAGAGACGCGGAGCTTCAAGGTCACGTTCGAGAACAAGAGCGCGGCCCTGGGCGCCTTCGCCACGGGCTCGCTGACCTGGCAGGGCGCCGGCAAGTCCGTCACCTCCCCCATCGCCGTGCGGCCCCAATCGGTCATCGTGGAGAAGAGCCTTTCCTTCACCGGCACCGGCCCCAACGGTTCTGCGGCGATCGACGTCGTCTCCGGCACCGGCTCGCCGGTGGCAGTGACGGTGGACGGCCTGTCCAAGGCGGATTCCTCGGCGATCGAACTGGTCCCGGGCCCGTTTGAGGGCAGCACCAACGCATCCAACTTCGTCAAGAAGGTCACGGTTGGATCGGGCAAAACCCTGGCGAAGTTCTCGGTCATTTCCTCCGATGAGGCCGCCGACTTCGACATGGTGGTCCTGACGCCCGCCGGCCAGCAGCTGGTCTCCGCCACCGGAGCAGCGAGCGAGTCGGTATCCGTTCCGAACCCGGCGGCCGGCGATTACTACGTCTTCGCCAACCTGTTCGCCAGCCCGGACAACCGGCCCACCAAGGCCAGTGTTGACGCCGCCATCCTCGGCGCCAACGAGGGCAACGCCACGGTGACGCCGAACCCGATCACGATCGCCAACGGCAAGTCGGGAACCATCAACCTCAACTGGAGCAACCTCACTCCGGGAACCTACATCGGCCGTCTCACCTTTGAAGGCGCCAGCGAGCCCACGTTTGTCACCGTAGTGGTGGCGGCCGGCGAAGCAGTGGTGGTGGCTCCCGCCGAGGAAGACCCGAAGAAGGGCAAGAAGAACAAGGGCAAGATCCACGGCGACGAGCCGGCGGAGAACCCGAACAACGCCATCTGAA contains:
- a CDS encoding exo-alpha-sialidase, with product MKSKRTHSGLATACRTAAAGALSLGLLAGLGLPATAAPIPPNNPAAAPGVFTETNIGADRTAGNFFYRIPALAYLGNDVVLASWDGRPGSAADAPNANSIVQRRSTDGGQTWGPVQVIAAGHVGDATGAKYGYSDPSYIHDAEAGKVFALFVYSKDQGFFGSQFGNDDADRNVISSAVIESSDGGVTWSQPRLITSVTKPGASKTSPVAGDVRSNFASSGEGIQLKYGQYKGRLVQQYAGDVRQADGTNKIQAYSVYSDDHGATWHKGANVGDRMDENKTVELSDGRVLLNSRDNANQGYRKVAVSTDGGATYGPVTQDTELPDPANNGAIARMFPAAEPGSADAKKLIFTNSNSKTGRENVSARVSCDDGATWPGVRTIRSGFSAYSTVTRLEDGTFGVLYEGNYTDNIQFAKFDDAWLNYACAPLSVPALTTAPGATKQAAVTVANQEATILSGANATVYTPTGWTATTVPVPDVAPGASVTVNVDLTAPANASGPQNLNAAFTTADGRVSQFTFTATVPAAPQVGLTITGTAPARDVVASPYQAGDVLSYTFNVKSTANVTANSVPVSGNFETGFLPPAPGAPSVPNCRFNSLAAGANYNCTMAKHTLTAEDIARGYFVPEASFTVTASSTPSLSKTVPFTGAAVALRDGLVSATITGARGDAGRDLATHPYAAGDAFPYTFSVSNTSPLVEKVVPTAGNFSPFVPEGPGNCRYSVLPAGQGYTCATPRHAVTAEEAAQGFFVPQTTWEVSSAGQSSKNYTIDGGEVDLKVRDAKLEGTVAAEWNDANGDRFANAGETVTYTYTVGNAGNVSLIGLSAPDASIGEPNLAVGGAATATREHVLTADDIAAGRLDGVSFEATASNGAKRVTATVSGGALVLALQPARPEAVPVLDVQDLEEQTAPFDLGTQDKYRNGQKVTMKGLEYGQWYYVYLNKNSYRIGWIFPTTDNTVEFILPSDVQNGRDDVVVLDKDGKQVSFDRLQVTPKG
- a CDS encoding S8 family serine peptidase, translating into MAVGLPLLLSSLAVAPANAAPAPESTVAGVAAKNLDPSAYQDGRYMVVLAEKPAATYDGGTPGYAATKPQQGKKLDAGKGEVKQYQAHLKQKLRDVAAQEGVQVKREFTTAVNGFSANLSADQAINLAKDPRVLMVAPDTQFAPDYSTADFLKLSGPNGTWNTQYGGQDNAGKGTVVGVIDTGYTPSSAFFAGDPVQPLVGDPQVGVPYRTADGKIAMLKADGETFVGECQTGEDFDGTACNSKVLSAHYFADAFLETVPEANRAPEELISPVDVDSHGTHTASTAAGKANVETTVDGRSFGITSGIAPAAKLSVYKVCWEDDDPSTGGCYGSASVDAIEQAILDGVDVLNFSISGSTTTTTDPVSLAFLSAASAGIFVAASAGNSGPAASTVNHGAPWMTTVAATSFSQELQGTIEFADGSKFRGASIMNQEVNGAGVVLSTNAASGTGNAALCAPGSLDPAKVAGKVVVCNRGVIDRTAKSAEVLRGGGVGMILVNLSSSSLDTDKHAVPTVHVNPPATQAIKDKVAANPAITVSLLNHDTTGLPAEAQPQIAGFSSRGPLLATGSDLLKPDVAAPGVAILAGVSPIGTGGDNFGFLSGTSMASPHVAGFGALILGKNPQWSPAMVKSAMMTTAGDVKLADGAKNTDVFATGAGQVDPAAVLSPGLVYDADTEDYLEFIQGTGVDLGIPGLGSTLPRNMNVPSFALGNLAGKVEVTRSVTALAPGLYRATANVPGVNVKVTPSVLNFSAAGETRSFKVTFENKSAALGAFATGSLTWQGAGKSVTSPIAVRPQSVIVEKSLSFTGTGPNGSAAIDVVSGTGSPVAVTVDGLSKADSSAIELVPGPFEGSTNASNFVKKVTVGSGKTLAKFSVISSDEAADFDMVVLTPAGQQLVSATGAASESVSVPNPAAGDYYVFANLFASPDNRPTKASVDAAILGANEGNATVTPNPITIANGKSGTINLNWSNLTPGTYIGRLTFEGASEPTFVTVVVAAGEAVVVAPAEEDPKKGKKNKGKIHGDEPAENPNNAI